In the Pseudonocardia sediminis genome, CGGCCAGCTGCCGCGCGTTCGTGGACAAGCAGGTCCGCCCGCTGGTGGACGAGGCCGAGACGACCGGTGTGTTCCCGCAGGAGCTGTGGAAGCAGTTCGGCGCCGCCGGGATCCTCGGCCTCTGCACGCCCGACGAGTTCGGCGGCAGCGAGGGCGACAGCCTCGCGGTGGCGCTGGTGTCCGAGGAGCTGGCCCGCGCCGGCGGCGGGATCGCGATCAGCCCGCTGGTCAGCGCGTACATGGCCGGCACGCACTTCGTCCGCTACGGCAGCGACGCCCAGAAGCAGCGCTGGCTCGCCCCGATCGCCTCCGGCGAGGCGGTGGCCGCGATCGCGGTGACCGAGCCGGGCACCGGGTCCGACGTCGCCGGCATCACCAGCCGGGCGAAGGCGTCCGACGACGGCTGGGTCCTCGACGGCCGCAAGATGTTCATCACCAACGCCGGCCTGGCCGACGTGCTCGTCGTCGGTGCCCGCACCGGCGAGCCGGGGCACCGCGGCATCACGCTGTTCGCGGTCGAGAAGGGCACGCCCGGCCTGTCGTTCTCGAAGCCCCTGAAGAAGATGGGCTGGCACTCCTCGGACACGCGCGAGGTCGTCCTCGACGGCGTCCAGGTGTCCCGCGAGGACATCGTCGGCGCCGAGGGCCGCGGTTTCTACCAGATCATGGACGGCTTCGAGCTGGAGCGGATCGCGCTGGCCGGGATGGGTGTCGGGCACGCCGCCGAGTGCCTGGACCTGGCCCGTCGCTACGTCTCCGAGCGCGAGGCGTTCGGCGCTCCGCTCTCGGCGTTGCAGACGATCCGGCACAGGATCGCCGAGATGGAGATCGAGCTGGAGGCCGCGCGGCTGGTCACCTACCAGGCCGCGGCGCGCCTGGACGCCGGTCACCCGGAGGCCGGGCAGTCGGTCGCCCGGGCCAAGTACCTGGCCGCGGTGATGGCCAACCGGGTCGCCGACGACGCCGTGCAGCTCTTCGGCGGCGCCGGCTTCCTCGACGAGTCCCCGGTCGCCCGCCACTACCGCGACGTCCGCGTGCTCCGGATCGGGGGCGGCACCGACGAGATCCAGCTGGAGATCATGACCCGCGGGATGCACTCGTGACGGCGGAGCCCGACCTC is a window encoding:
- a CDS encoding acyl-CoA dehydrogenase family protein; the encoded protein is MTWELDEAHADFAASCRAFVDKQVRPLVDEAETTGVFPQELWKQFGAAGILGLCTPDEFGGSEGDSLAVALVSEELARAGGGIAISPLVSAYMAGTHFVRYGSDAQKQRWLAPIASGEAVAAIAVTEPGTGSDVAGITSRAKASDDGWVLDGRKMFITNAGLADVLVVGARTGEPGHRGITLFAVEKGTPGLSFSKPLKKMGWHSSDTREVVLDGVQVSREDIVGAEGRGFYQIMDGFELERIALAGMGVGHAAECLDLARRYVSEREAFGAPLSALQTIRHRIAEMEIELEAARLVTYQAAARLDAGHPEAGQSVARAKYLAAVMANRVADDAVQLFGGAGFLDESPVARHYRDVRVLRIGGGTDEIQLEIMTRGMHS